GCGCCTCCCAGGAGAAGCCGCCCGGGACGAGCCCACCGGCCAGCAGGAGGATGCCGAGCAGCGGCGCGACCCACCCGGCGGATTGGACCAGCTCCACCGGCACGAGGACCAGCCGGTCGGCGAACGTGAACGTGACGCGGCGCATCCGGGGCGTGGCCGCCATCCCGGCGTCGAGGAATGCGGGGAGATCGGCGGCGCGCACCGGCCCGAAGACCACGTCGAACCCTGAGTCCCGGCTGACCTCCCGCGCGGCGATGCCGGTCGCGCCGAGCTGCGGGACGACGATCGTCCGGTGGCGCACGCGCGCCGCCAGGCCCACGGAGGCGATCCGCGCGACCATCTCCCCGCTGCCGAAGGTCCCCTTGCCGGCGGCGCACCAGACGTTGATGCCGTGGGTGTCGAGCACGAGGATCCAGGCGTCGCGTCCGGCGAGCGCGCGGCGCAGGTGGTCGAAGCTCAGCCGGTAGTTCGCGCTGGCCAGCACCGGCGAATCGGCGCCGGGGGAGCCGAGGGCGTAGAGCCCGGGCTCGACGCGGAAGCTCTTGCGCCGGACCCCGAAGCGCACGCGCCAGTGCCCGAGGCGGTCATCCAGCGACCACGAGGAGACCGCCGTCCGCACGCGCTCGTCCGGCGGCAGCCCCGGGCCCGGCTGACCGCCGGGCGCGGTGGGACATCAGGAGGATTGCGTCGGCGCCGCCGGCGCCAGCGGGATCGGTGCGTTCATGGGGACAGTATACGTCGTCCGGACGGGCTCAGGATTTCGCGAGGGTGATGAGCCTGAACCACCCGCCGAGCAGCAGCGGGCGGTCCTCGGTGACGCGCAGCGCGGGCGCGGCCGCCAGCGCGTCCTCGAAGACCACGTCGGTGCGCGTCAGGAGCGGACCGATGAACAGGCTCGCGAACCGCCTCACGAAGGCGCGCTCCCCCGGGCGCAGGAACTTGTCCATGACCAGCGCGCGCCCCCCGGGCCGCAGGACGCGCTGGGTCTCGGCGAGCGCGAGGTCGGGGCGGGGGACCACGGCGAGGATCAGGTGCAGGACCATCGCGTCGAAGGAGGCGTCCGCAAAGGGCAGGGCGGTCGCGTCCCCGATTACGAAGGAAGGGCCGCGCCCCAGGCGCCGCGCCCGCTCGCGCGCCCGCCGCAGCATCGCGGGCGTCAGGTCCAGCGCCGTCACGCTGCGGCAGGGAGGCAGGTGCGGGAGGTCGAGGCCGCTGCCGGCGCCGCAGATCAGCACGTCGCGGTCGCGCGCGGGGTCCAGCCGCGCCAGGCTTTCGCGCCGCGGCTTCCGGGAGACGGACTCGAGGGCCAGGTCGTACAGTGGCGCCAGCAGGGTGTAGGCGCGTCGCAACGTCCGCGCGCTCACGAGCCGTGACCCTCGCGGTCCTGGTCCTCGCGGTTGTGCGCGGGATCGTGGGCGGCGTGCCTCGCCGCGTGTGCCGCCACGACCCTGGAGCGGACGATGTTGCAGAGCACGAGGGAGAGAAAGAACGAGAAGGACCCGTCGACCCACTTGTTGAAGAAGGGCTCCCGGCTCCAGACGGCGAGGTAGACCGCGTGGAGCACGAAGAGCAGCAACGGGCTGAGCACCCGCGCCAGATCGGCGTTGCTCAGCGGCGGCGGGCCGTTCTCACCTTCAGCGTTCACGCACCCAGTATATCCCCTCGCGGCGCTCGGCTGCGGTCCCGCTGTCGGAGCGGGACGCGCTCACTCTTGACGGCCGACGCGGCTACGCAGCAGCGCCGCCGTCGAGAACTCGGCCTTCGCGTCCGCCTCGAGGCCCAGCCTGCCCAGAGCAACGCCCAAGTTCTGGTGCGCTGCCGGGACGTCCGGAGCGAGAAGGACGGCTGTTCGCAGGCTTGGCAAGGCTTCGGCGAAGGCACCCTGCTTGAGGAGATCAAGCCCGAGGTTGAAGTGCGCCAGGAAGAAGCGCGGCTCCAGTCTCAAGGCTTCCCGATAAGCCGCGATGCCCTCGGCGGGCCGGCCGACTCCCTGCAACTCGATCCCCATGTTGGTGTAGGCCGCCGCGGTCGGCCGCTGCTCGATGGACGCGCGGTAGCAGTCAATGGCCTCCTCGATCCTGCCGAGCCTCGCCAGAGTGTTGGCGAGGTTGTAGTACTCCTCCCACCCCGGGTGCAGCACAAGGGCCGTGCGCTGATGCTCGAGGGCCGCGCTCAGATCGCCTCGCTCAAAGAGCAGGAGACCGTAGTTTGAGTGCGCCACAAAGGCCGCGGGATTCTTCACCAGGGTGTCCTTCCAGAGAGTCTCGTTGTCACGGTAGATGTGGGTTTGCCGCCACGTCAGCCACCAAAGGGGCGCCAGAACGATCAGTGGCAGGACGACTCTCAGCGCGCCGGAGGCGCCGGTCGTCAACTTCCGACGGCCCTTCTCCCACCACCAGGCGGCTGATCCCGCGGCAGCCGCGAGGATGCCCGCACTCGCGTGGTATTGGAAATGGTCCTGGACGAATGCGTAGCGCATGAAGTATACGTTGAAGAACCCGAGCGCGGGGAAGATCATCGCCGAATACCACGCCACCGCCGCCAAGGGACCCCTGCCGGTACGCCTCCTCCAGAGCACCAGGACCGCGAGTGCCAGAAGCACAGCCGCCGGGAACAGCCACGCCATCGGGTCCGTTGCCTTGATGTCCCAACGGGGGCGGACAAAGACAAGATCCGCCGGCCAGAAGAGTTCGAAGACATAGAACCACCAGGCCCGCCCGGCGATCAGGAACCGCGTCGCGAAATCCATGGTGAACTCGCTTCCCGAGGCGCCCACGTGGCTCTGCTCCAGCCAGGCGGTGAGCAGGCCAAACGCGCTGCCGAGTGCAACGAAGGGGAGTAGCGTGCGGAAATCCCGGCCGATGATCCTCCCCCTTCGCCACCAGACGATCGCTGCAAGCCCGAACGGCAAGAGACACACGGCCGTCTTGCTCAGCAAGGCGGCAAGGAAGAAGCCGAGTGGTAGGAGTTGCCCGGCGCGAGCCTTTCGTGCCTCGGGATCGCGCTCCGCGCGCAGATGGGCATGAACGAACGAGAAGACCGAGAGCATCATGAAGAACCCTGACAGGGTGTTCTTGCGTTCCGTCACCCAGGCGACGGACTCGGCATGCACCGGGTGGAGCGCGAAGACGGCCGCGGCAAACCAGGCCCCTGGCACGCCGAGGAACGCAAGTATCCGCCACAGAAGCACCGAGCTTCCGGCATGCAGGAGCACGTTGTCGAGGTGATAGCCGAACGGACGAAGGCCGAATGCCCGCCGCTCCAGCCAGAAGCTGGTGTGCGTCAGGGGATAGTACTGCTCGTTCGCGCGGAGATCGGTCCATATTCTTCGCAGACCGTCGTCCTGCGTAAGCACGGGGTTGTTCGTGACATTCGTGTCGTCATCCCAGATGAATCCGTTGCGCAGGGCGGGAAGATAGGCGGAGACCACCAGCAGGAGGAGGAGAGCTGCAGGCAGGACGGCCCTCCGCCGGGTTCCGTTCCGATTCGCGCGAGGTTGCTCGTCAGCAGTATCTTCCGTACGAATGCCCGGTTTCAATGGCACGTGGATGGCTCCCCGAGAATCTTGCGCACAGTCTACCTCTGGCCGACAGGCTGCGTCCACCGGTCCGAGGCGCGATGGGCATCCTGGCCCGGAAACCTTCTGAATTCTTTGACATGCGAGGCGGTTCGGGGTACAAATGACAGATTGTCCGCACGAAGAGCCGGAGGGGCGATGGATTACAAGGACACGCTGAACCTGCCGAAGACGGCGTTCCCGATGAAGGCCGACCTGACCCGCCGCGAGCCGGGCATGCTCGAATTCTGGGAAGCGCAGGGCATCTACGGGAAGATCCGCGAGGCGCGCAAGGGGAAGACGCAGTACATCCTCCATGACGGTCCGCCATATGCCAACGGGCATATCCACATGGGGCACGCCCTCAATAAGATCCTCAAGGACATCGTCATAAAGTCTCGTAACCTTGAGGGAATGGACGCGTCATATGTTCCCGGATGGGACTGCCATGGCCTCCCGATCGAGTTGCAGGTCGACAAGACCCTCGGCTCGAAGAAGAGGGAGATGTCCACAGGCACGTTCCGCAAGGAATGCCGCAAATATGCCGAGGGGTTCGTCGACATCCAGCGCACCGAGTTCAAGCGTCTCGGCGTGCTCGGGGAATGGGAGAATCCCTATCTGACGATGGCGTTCGGCTACCAGGCGACCATCGTCCGCGAGCTGGGGAAGTGCTTCGCCGCGGGACGAGTCTACCGCGGGCACAAGCCGGTGCACTGGTGCATTTCCTGCCGCACGGCACTTGCCGAGGCGGAGGTCGAGTACGAGGAGAAGAAATCCCCGTCGATCCTCGTGCGCTTCCCGATCGTCCGCGGCTGGGAGACGGTCGGCGCGGGGTTGCCGGAGCGCCAGGCCTACGCCGTCATCTGGACGACGACCCCCTGGACGATCCCGGCGAACCTCGCCATCGCCGCGCACCCGGACTTCGTGTACGCGATCGTCGAGGCCGGCGGCGACTACTACGTCGTGGCCAAGGACCTGGCAGCGTCGGTCATGGCCGAGGCCGGCCTCGCGCCGTGGACGATCGTGCGCGAGGTGCGCGGCGCCGACCTCGAGGGCCTCGTCGCCCGCCACCCCTACCTGGAGCGCGAGTCGCGCTTCGTCCTCGGCGACCACGTCACCCTCGAGGCGGGCTCGGGTCTCGTGCACACGGCGCCCGGCCACGGGCAGGAGGACTACGTCGTCGGCCGCCGCTACAGGCTGGAGGTCTACAGTCCCGTGGACGACCGGGGACGCTTCGCCGCGGACGTCGAGCGGGTCGCGGGCCAGAAGGTCTTCGACGCCAACCCGGTGGTCGTCGCCGCCATCCGCGAGGCCGGCAACCTGCTGCGCGAGGGGCAGATCACCCACAGCTACCCGCACTGCTGGCGCTGCAAGCAGCCGGTCATCTTCCGCGCGACGAGCCAGTGGTTCATCTCCATGGAGGAGGGGGGCCTGCGCGCCGCGGCGCTCGAGCAGATCGAGCGGGTGCGCTGGATCCCGGCGTGGGGGCGCGAGCGCATCGCGGGAATGATCGCGCATCGCCCCGACTGGTGCATCTCCCGGCAGCGCTCCTGGGGCGTGCCGATCACGGTGGTGCTCTGCGAGGACTGCGGCGGCGTCATCGCCACGCCGGAGCTCTTCGAGCGGGTCGCCGCCCGCGTCGGGGCCGAGGGTGCCGACTTCTGGTTCGACGCGCCCGTCGCGGAGCTGCTCGGCGGCGGCGCCTCCTGCCCCGGCTGCGGCGGGGGGCGGCTGCGCAAGGAGACCGACATCCTCGACGTCTGGTTCGACTCCGGCGTGAGCCACGCCGCGGTGCTCGAGGCGCGGGGGCTGCCCTGGCCGGCGGACCTCTACCTCGAGGGATCGGACCAGCACCGCGGCT
This window of the bacterium genome carries:
- a CDS encoding tetratricopeptide repeat protein, with product MPLKPGIRTEDTADEQPRANRNGTRRRAVLPAALLLLLVVSAYLPALRNGFIWDDDTNVTNNPVLTQDDGLRRIWTDLRANEQYYPLTHTSFWLERRAFGLRPFGYHLDNVLLHAGSSVLLWRILAFLGVPGAWFAAAVFALHPVHAESVAWVTERKNTLSGFFMMLSVFSFVHAHLRAERDPEARKARAGQLLPLGFFLAALLSKTAVCLLPFGLAAIVWWRRGRIIGRDFRTLLPFVALGSAFGLLTAWLEQSHVGASGSEFTMDFATRFLIAGRAWWFYVFELFWPADLVFVRPRWDIKATDPMAWLFPAAVLLALAVLVLWRRRTGRGPLAAVAWYSAMIFPALGFFNVYFMRYAFVQDHFQYHASAGILAAAAGSAAWWWEKGRRKLTTGASGALRVVLPLIVLAPLWWLTWRQTHIYRDNETLWKDTLVKNPAAFVAHSNYGLLLFERGDLSAALEHQRTALVLHPGWEEYYNLANTLARLGRIEEAIDCYRASIEQRPTAAAYTNMGIELQGVGRPAEGIAAYREALRLEPRFFLAHFNLGLDLLKQGAFAEALPSLRTAVLLAPDVPAAHQNLGVALGRLGLEADAKAEFSTAALLRSRVGRQE
- the ileS gene encoding isoleucine--tRNA ligase → MDYKDTLNLPKTAFPMKADLTRREPGMLEFWEAQGIYGKIREARKGKTQYILHDGPPYANGHIHMGHALNKILKDIVIKSRNLEGMDASYVPGWDCHGLPIELQVDKTLGSKKREMSTGTFRKECRKYAEGFVDIQRTEFKRLGVLGEWENPYLTMAFGYQATIVRELGKCFAAGRVYRGHKPVHWCISCRTALAEAEVEYEEKKSPSILVRFPIVRGWETVGAGLPERQAYAVIWTTTPWTIPANLAIAAHPDFVYAIVEAGGDYYVVAKDLAASVMAEAGLAPWTIVREVRGADLEGLVARHPYLERESRFVLGDHVTLEAGSGLVHTAPGHGQEDYVVGRRYRLEVYSPVDDRGRFAADVERVAGQKVFDANPVVVAAIREAGNLLREGQITHSYPHCWRCKQPVIFRATSQWFISMEEGGLRAAALEQIERVRWIPAWGRERIAGMIAHRPDWCISRQRSWGVPITVVLCEDCGGVIATPELFERVAARVGAEGADFWFDAPVAELLGGGASCPGCGGGRLRKETDILDVWFDSGVSHAAVLEARGLPWPADLYLEGSDQHRGWFHSALLTGVATHGGAPYRGVLTHGYVVDASGKKMSKSVGNVIAPQEIIKQYGAEILRLWVSAEDYTNDIRISQEILKRLAEAYFRIRNTARFLLGNLADFDPAAHAVDAAAAPEIDRWALARLAQLERRVLEAYRDCQFHVVYHALLNFCSVDLSAFYLDVLKDRLYVLAPDDPARRASQTVLHRVLESLTLLMAPVLSFTAEEIWQAMPARPGKAASVFLATCAPTAAPADAEALLARWERLLEVRRAVTKALEGARGEIGKSLEAAVTIGADAGTVALLASFGETQLKEIFIVTGVTVREDPAAASPAVEVRRAGGRKCGRCWTWSEGVGADAAHPEVCPRCASALAVIRAKRGGQA
- the hgcA gene encoding mercury methylation corrinoid protein HgcA, with translation MRTAVSSWSLDDRLGHWRVRFGVRRKSFRVEPGLYALGSPGADSPVLASANYRLSFDHLRRALAGRDAWILVLDTHGINVWCAAGKGTFGSGEMVARIASVGLAARVRHRTIVVPQLGATGIAAREVSRDSGFDVVFGPVRAADLPAFLDAGMAATPRMRRVTFTFADRLVLVPVELVQSAGWVAPLLGILLLAGGLVPGGFSWEALVARAPATAAACAGALLAGSALTPLLLPWIPGRAFALKGALLGALWAAVAAPLLLRGEHAAALGGWAALLTVASAFCAMQFTGSSVITSLSGVRREMRIALPLEIAGAAIGLVLVAAGRYLGMGG
- a CDS encoding methyltransferase domain-containing protein codes for the protein MSARTLRRAYTLLAPLYDLALESVSRKPRRESLARLDPARDRDVLICGAGSGLDLPHLPPCRSVTALDLTPAMLRRARERARRLGRGPSFVIGDATALPFADASFDAMVLHLILAVVPRPDLALAETQRVLRPGGRALVMDKFLRPGERAFVRRFASLFIGPLLTRTDVVFEDALAAAPALRVTEDRPLLLGGWFRLITLAKS